From a single Pseudomonas sp. A34-9 genomic region:
- a CDS encoding amino acid deaminase, whose translation MTTAINSAVEKGAAAIGAQLVRDVSLPALVLHREALEHNIRWMQKFVSDSGAELAPHGKTSMTPALFKRQLDAGAWGITLASATQTRAAYTHGVRRVLMANQLVGTPNMALIADLLADPSFDFYCMVDHPDNVADLGAYFASRGVKLNVMIEYGVVGGRCGCRSEHEVIELAKAINAQPALALTGIEGYEGVIHGDHAVSGIREFAASLVRLAVQLQNSGAFAIAKPIITASGSAWYDLIAESFEAQNAAGRFLSVLRPGSYVAHDHGIYKEAQCCVLDRRSDLHEGLRPALEVWAHVQSLPEPGFAVIALGKRDVAFDAGLPVPLLRYKAGVVPALGEDVGACKVTAVMDQHAFMTVAPGVELRVGDIISFGTSHPCLTFDKWRVGLLVDEQLAVIESMETCF comes from the coding sequence ATGACGACTGCCATCAATTCTGCTGTGGAAAAGGGCGCCGCCGCCATCGGCGCGCAACTGGTACGCGACGTCAGCCTGCCGGCGCTGGTGCTGCACCGCGAAGCGTTGGAGCACAACATCCGCTGGATGCAAAAGTTTGTCAGCGACAGCGGTGCCGAACTGGCGCCTCACGGCAAAACCAGCATGACCCCGGCACTGTTCAAGCGTCAGCTCGACGCCGGCGCGTGGGGCATCACCCTCGCCAGCGCGACCCAGACCCGCGCCGCTTACACCCATGGCGTACGCCGCGTGCTGATGGCCAACCAATTGGTCGGCACACCGAACATGGCATTGATCGCCGATCTGCTGGCGGATCCGTCGTTCGATTTCTATTGCATGGTCGATCATCCGGACAACGTCGCGGATCTCGGCGCCTACTTCGCCTCGCGCGGCGTGAAGCTGAACGTGATGATCGAATACGGTGTGGTCGGCGGGCGTTGCGGCTGCCGCAGCGAGCACGAAGTCATCGAACTGGCCAAGGCGATCAACGCGCAACCGGCGCTGGCCCTGACCGGCATTGAAGGTTATGAAGGGGTGATTCACGGCGATCACGCGGTCAGCGGGATTCGTGAATTTGCCGCATCCCTGGTGCGTCTGGCGGTGCAGTTGCAGAACAGCGGCGCGTTTGCCATCGCCAAACCGATCATCACCGCCTCGGGTTCGGCCTGGTACGACCTGATTGCCGAATCGTTCGAAGCGCAAAACGCGGCGGGGCGTTTCCTCAGCGTGTTGCGTCCGGGCAGTTACGTGGCCCACGACCATGGCATCTACAAAGAAGCGCAGTGCTGCGTGCTCGACCGCCGCAGCGATCTGCACGAAGGCTTGCGCCCGGCGCTGGAAGTCTGGGCGCACGTGCAGTCGCTGCCGGAACCGGGGTTTGCGGTGATTGCACTGGGCAAGCGTGATGTTGCGTTCGATGCCGGTTTGCCGGTGCCGTTGCTGCGTTACAAGGCGGGTGTGGTGCCGGCGCTGGGTGAGGATGTCGGCGCGTGCAAGGTCACGGCGGTGATGGATCAGCATGCGTTCATGACGGTGGCGCCGGGTGTGGAATTGCGCGTTGGCGACATCATTTCCTTTGGTACGTCGCACCCGTGCCTGACGTTCGACAAGTGGCGTGTGGGGTTGTTGGTGGATGAGCAGTTGGCGGTGATCGAGAGCATGGAGACCTGCTTCTAA
- a CDS encoding sugar kinase, whose product MNTLSPLGPNTPRIALIGECMIELQQRADGSLQQSFGGDTLNTAVYLARAMGEKAQVDYVTALGDDSFSDAMCQIWSDEGIGLERVQRLPGRLPGLYCIQTDAHGERRFLYWRNEAAVRDCFTTPAAAPTLAALPDYDVLYFSGITLAVLGASGREKLIQTLIEARQRDARIVFDNNYRPRLWACVDDARAAYRSVLPYVDLALLTVDDEQALFGFTDCEAVFDAYTQFGTPEVVLKRGAEACLIRCDGEAFAVPAQKVAKVVDTTAAGDSFSAAYLASRLLGGSPAEAAEAGHWLASKVIQVPGALIPRT is encoded by the coding sequence ATGAACACCCTCAGCCCCCTGGGTCCGAACACCCCGCGCATCGCCCTGATCGGCGAATGCATGATCGAACTGCAGCAACGCGCCGACGGCAGCCTGCAGCAAAGCTTCGGCGGCGACACCCTGAATACGGCGGTGTACCTGGCCCGCGCAATGGGCGAGAAAGCGCAGGTCGACTACGTCACCGCATTGGGTGATGACAGCTTCAGCGACGCCATGTGCCAGATCTGGTCCGACGAAGGCATTGGCCTTGAAAGGGTGCAGCGCCTGCCGGGGCGCTTGCCGGGCCTGTATTGCATTCAGACCGACGCCCACGGCGAGCGTCGTTTCCTGTACTGGCGCAACGAAGCAGCGGTGCGCGACTGTTTCACCACGCCGGCCGCCGCGCCGACTCTCGCGGCATTGCCGGATTACGATGTGTTGTATTTCAGCGGCATCACCCTGGCTGTGCTCGGCGCATCGGGCCGGGAAAAACTGATCCAGACCTTGATCGAAGCGCGGCAGCGTGATGCGCGCATCGTCTTCGATAACAACTACCGGCCACGGTTGTGGGCTTGTGTAGACGACGCGCGAGCGGCGTATCGCAGCGTGTTGCCCTACGTCGATCTGGCGTTATTGACGGTGGATGACGAACAGGCGCTGTTCGGTTTCACGGATTGCGAGGCGGTGTTTGATGCGTACACGCAGTTCGGCACGCCGGAAGTGGTGCTCAAGCGTGGCGCCGAGGCGTGTCTGATTCGCTGTGATGGTGAGGCATTTGCAGTGCCGGCGCAGAAGGTCGCGAAGGTGGTGGACACCACGGCGGCGGGGGATTCGTTCAGTGCGGCGTATCTGGCCAGTCGATTGCTTGGGGGGAGTCCGGCAGAGGCTGCCGAGGCAGGGCACTGGCTGGCCAGCAAGGTGATTCAGGTGCCTGGGGCATTGATTCCCAGAACCTGA
- a CDS encoding peptidylprolyl isomerase, translating to MKAQARHILVKTAEEAEQLKQRIAKGEAFDVLAKKFSTCPSGKRGGDLGEVRPGQMVGAIDAVIFKKPLRTVHGPIKSKFGYHLVQVFYRD from the coding sequence ATGAAAGCCCAAGCCCGCCACATTCTGGTGAAAACCGCCGAAGAGGCCGAACAGCTCAAACAACGCATCGCCAAGGGTGAAGCGTTTGATGTGCTGGCGAAGAAATTTTCGACCTGCCCGTCCGGCAAACGCGGCGGCGATCTGGGTGAAGTGCGGCCAGGGCAGATGGTCGGGGCGATTGATGCGGTGATCTTCAAGAAACCGCTGCGCACTGTGCATGGGCCGATCAAGAGCAAGTTCGGGTATCACCTGGTGCAGGTGTTCTACCGCGACTAA
- a CDS encoding PAS domain S-box protein — translation MNAAPNTDDAQALIARTDWSRSPLGAAGNWPQSLRTAVDIVIHSPMPMLLLWGPQLTQIYNNGFALLAGHKHPHAFGQPAHLIWPELRDFTDPIYSAVLQGQVRTYSERRFTLQREGKESDFWLDLTYSPIRDETAQVAGILVTAIETNERRRIALELQRRSEESLKAQRETEERLQLALAATDAVGTWDWDIGEDRFIADAHFAQLHGIDPSLADQLPISDYLQGVHPEDRAMIARSIKHCITHGTEYAEEYRLLQADGEVRWVFARGRCYKDHHGRPMRFLGAALDLTERKHTEQALRQSQTELQLIINAMPILISYVDCEERFRLNNAAYLDWYGLTPQELYGRTIREVIGEEAYFLRLPYIAEALAGRPCSFSLYTPHRDGSNRHALMNYLPRYAADGAISGFYIFVIDETERKKTEEALRNLNETLEERVSARTEQLAQANQRLQNEMFERERAEDALRHAQKMEAVGQLTGGIAHDFNNMLTGIIGSLDLMQRYIANGRADEIGRFTEAAVSSANRAAALTHRLLAFSRRQSLDRKTLDVNELVHSLEDLIRRTKGDPIELTLRLAENVWPVSTDVSQLENALLNLVINARDAMPDGGELLIETANVYLDGSDITTLEPVKAGDYLMLAVSDNGTGMTPSVRSKAFDPFFTTKPIGQGTGLGLSMIYGFAQQSGGHVSLDSLPGQGTCVRLYLPRLHGIEPEQPVTVPFEQAPTTATGETVVVVEDDPAVRMLVLDLLRELGYQAYEAEDAKTALPLLESDLRVDLLVTDVGLPGMNGRQLAEIARQHRPGLKVLFMTGYAQKAAERQGFLEDGMDMVAKPFAIELLASKIRTMISQTA, via the coding sequence ATGAATGCTGCACCGAACACCGACGACGCTCAGGCACTGATCGCCCGTACCGACTGGAGCCGCAGCCCGCTGGGCGCTGCCGGCAACTGGCCGCAGAGCCTGCGCACGGCGGTGGACATCGTGATTCACTCGCCCATGCCGATGCTGCTGTTGTGGGGCCCGCAACTCACGCAGATCTACAACAACGGTTTCGCCCTGCTCGCCGGCCACAAGCATCCGCACGCTTTCGGACAGCCTGCGCACCTGATCTGGCCGGAACTTCGCGACTTTACCGACCCGATTTACAGCGCCGTCCTACAAGGTCAGGTACGCACCTACAGCGAAAGACGCTTCACCCTGCAGCGCGAAGGCAAAGAGTCCGACTTCTGGCTGGATTTGACCTACAGTCCGATCCGCGATGAGACCGCGCAAGTCGCGGGGATTCTGGTCACCGCCATTGAAACCAACGAACGCCGACGCATCGCTCTGGAACTGCAGCGACGCTCCGAGGAAAGCCTCAAGGCTCAGCGGGAAACCGAAGAGCGCCTGCAACTGGCGTTGGCCGCAACGGATGCCGTCGGCACCTGGGATTGGGACATCGGCGAAGATCGCTTCATCGCCGATGCGCACTTTGCCCAGTTGCATGGCATCGACCCAAGTCTTGCCGACCAGTTGCCGATCAGCGATTACTTGCAAGGCGTTCACCCTGAAGACCGCGCCATGATTGCGCGCAGCATCAAACACTGCATCACCCACGGCACCGAATACGCTGAGGAATATCGCTTGCTGCAGGCCGACGGCGAGGTGCGCTGGGTGTTCGCCCGAGGGCGCTGCTACAAGGATCATCATGGCCGGCCCATGCGATTCCTCGGGGCGGCGCTGGACCTGACCGAACGCAAACACACCGAACAGGCGCTGCGCCAGAGCCAGACCGAACTGCAGCTGATCATCAATGCCATGCCGATCCTGATCAGTTATGTCGACTGTGAAGAGCGCTTTCGCCTGAACAACGCGGCCTATCTGGACTGGTACGGTCTGACGCCACAGGAACTATACGGCCGCACAATTCGCGAAGTCATCGGTGAAGAAGCGTATTTCCTGCGCCTGCCCTACATTGCCGAGGCGCTGGCCGGCAGACCGTGCTCATTCAGCCTGTACACCCCGCACCGCGATGGCAGCAATCGCCACGCGCTGATGAATTACCTGCCGCGTTACGCCGCCGACGGCGCGATCAGTGGTTTCTATATCTTTGTCATCGACGAAACCGAGCGCAAAAAAACCGAAGAGGCCTTGCGCAATCTCAACGAAACCCTGGAAGAGCGGGTCAGCGCCCGTACCGAACAATTGGCCCAGGCTAACCAGCGTTTGCAGAACGAGATGTTCGAACGCGAGCGCGCCGAAGATGCCTTGCGCCACGCGCAGAAAATGGAGGCTGTCGGTCAGCTCACCGGCGGTATCGCCCACGACTTCAACAACATGCTCACCGGCATCATTGGCAGCCTGGATTTGATGCAGCGCTACATCGCCAACGGCCGGGCCGACGAGATTGGTCGTTTTACCGAAGCGGCGGTGTCATCGGCCAACCGTGCGGCAGCGTTGACCCATCGCCTGTTGGCGTTTTCACGTCGCCAATCGCTGGATCGCAAAACCCTCGACGTCAATGAACTGGTGCATTCGCTCGAAGACCTGATCCGCCGCACCAAGGGCGATCCGATCGAACTCACCCTGCGTCTGGCCGAAAATGTGTGGCCGGTCAGCACCGACGTCAGTCAATTGGAAAACGCCCTGCTCAACCTGGTAATCAATGCCCGCGATGCCATGCCCGATGGCGGCGAGTTGTTGATCGAGACGGCCAACGTCTATCTCGACGGCAGCGATATCACCACGCTCGAACCGGTCAAGGCCGGCGATTACCTGATGCTGGCGGTCAGCGACAACGGCACCGGCATGACGCCGTCCGTACGTTCCAAGGCCTTCGATCCGTTTTTCACCACCAAGCCCATTGGTCAGGGCACCGGGCTGGGCCTGTCGATGATTTATGGTTTTGCCCAACAATCGGGTGGGCATGTCAGCCTCGACAGCCTGCCGGGCCAGGGCACTTGTGTGCGCTTGTACTTGCCGCGGTTGCACGGCATCGAACCGGAACAGCCGGTTACCGTGCCGTTCGAACAAGCGCCGACGACGGCAACCGGTGAAACCGTGGTGGTCGTCGAAGATGACCCGGCGGTGCGCATGCTGGTGCTCGATCTGCTCCGGGAGTTGGGTTATCAAGCCTACGAAGCCGAGGATGCGAAGACCGCCCTGCCCCTGCTCGAGTCTGATCTGCGCGTGGACCTGCTGGTGACCGACGTCGGCCTGCCAGGCATGAACGGCCGGCAGTTGGCGGAGATTGCCCGCCAGCATCGGCCGGGCCTCAAGGTGTTGTTCATGACCGGTTATGCGCAAAAAGCCGCCGAGCGTCAGGGGTTTCTCGAGGACGGCATGGACATGGTCGCCAAACCGTTTGCCATTGAGCTGCTGGCCAGCAAGATCCGCACGATGATCAGCCAAACCGCGTGA
- a CDS encoding PilT/PilU family type 4a pilus ATPase encodes MEIDALLSILSNKNGSDLFLSTGAPPSARVDGVLTALSERPFKNGETAAIATSLMDAEQRREFDRDLEMNLAISRTGIGRFRVNIFKQRNDVSIVIRNVRLDIPRFADLKLPAVLLETVMLKQGLILFVGATDSGKSTSLAALIDHRNRHSSGHIITIEDPIEYIHRHQRSIINQREVGVDTRSFHAALKNTLRQAPDVVLIGEIRDRETMEHALAFADTGHLVLSTLHAINANQALDRIINMFAQERRPQLLQTLGNNLKACVSQRLVRTKDGQRRAAVEILLGTPTISDLVRHNELGDLKAMMEKSAEAGMQTFDQSLFELVEEGAINEDDALKYSDSANNLKLRIKLHREAVGKDNPSSSDWGLMD; translated from the coding sequence ATGGAAATCGATGCACTGTTGTCAATTTTGTCCAATAAAAACGGTTCGGATCTGTTCCTCTCCACGGGAGCACCGCCCAGTGCGCGTGTCGACGGCGTACTGACGGCGTTGAGCGAGCGGCCTTTCAAGAATGGTGAGACCGCCGCCATCGCCACCTCCCTGATGGACGCCGAGCAGCGACGGGAGTTCGACCGGGATCTGGAAATGAACCTGGCGATTTCGCGAACGGGCATCGGACGTTTTCGTGTGAACATTTTCAAACAGCGCAACGATGTCTCGATCGTCATTCGCAATGTCAGACTCGACATTCCGCGTTTCGCTGATCTGAAACTGCCAGCGGTACTGCTTGAAACCGTCATGCTCAAGCAAGGGCTGATTCTGTTCGTCGGTGCCACCGACTCCGGCAAATCGACGTCGCTGGCTGCGCTGATCGACCACCGCAATCGCCACAGCAGCGGGCACATCATCACCATCGAGGATCCGATCGAGTACATCCATCGCCATCAGCGTTCGATCATCAATCAGCGGGAAGTCGGGGTCGATACGCGCAGCTTCCACGCCGCCTTGAAAAACACGCTGCGCCAGGCCCCGGATGTCGTGCTGATCGGCGAAATCCGTGACCGCGAAACCATGGAGCATGCCTTGGCGTTTGCCGATACCGGGCATTTGGTGTTGTCGACGTTGCACGCCATTAATGCCAATCAGGCGCTGGACCGGATCATCAACATGTTCGCGCAAGAGCGGCGGCCGCAGCTGTTGCAGACGTTGGGTAATAATCTTAAAGCCTGCGTCTCGCAACGTCTTGTCAGGACCAAGGATGGGCAGAGACGCGCTGCAGTGGAGATATTGCTGGGTACCCCGACTATCAGTGATCTCGTGCGCCACAACGAATTGGGCGACCTCAAAGCCATGATGGAAAAATCCGCGGAAGCGGGTATGCAGACGTTTGATCAGTCATTGTTCGAGCTGGTTGAAGAGGGCGCGATCAATGAGGACGATGCGTTGAAATATTCCGATTCGGCCAATAACTTGAAGTTGAGGATAAAGCTGCATCGAGAGGCCGTCGGCAAAGATAACCCGTCAAGCAGTGATTGGGGGCTGATGGACTGA
- a CDS encoding acetoacetate--CoA ligase, with translation MSDILWQPDANRIAQSRMDTFRRAVNQRHQLKLADYPALHQWSVEQREAFWQAIVDFFDIRFHTQPDAVLREGPHMPDAEWFPGATLNFAEHLLRRRDDAVAVISVAENGQREQLTWGELAEHVAGFQASLQAAGVGIGDRVAACMPNTWQTLVAMLATTSLGAIWSCSSPDFGSHGVIDRFGQIEPKVLITCAAYRYAGKTIDQTDKINGILEQLPTLRQLIIVPYAHPHARVETYRTDADVTLWGDFYAAVGEPDFVAVPFNHPLYVLYSSGTTGVPKCIIHSTGGVLLQHVKEHGLHCDLGPGDRLFYYTTCGWMMWNWLVSALAVGSAVVLYDGSPFHPDNQRLLDLIDDERISVFGTSPKFLATLESSGAIPRESHDLGSLKTLLCTGSALSPQSYDFVYRDFKPDVCLASMSGGTDIVSCFVNGNPMSPVRRGEIMGKSLGMAVEVWNDAGQPVVGEKGELVCTRHFPAMPIRLWNDPDGAKLRQSYFSLFPGVWAQGDYAEQRPHGGMLIHGRSDAVLNPGGVRIGTAEIYRQVEKVAEVLDSVAIGQQWQDDVRVVLFVRLREGLTLDEALEQRIRQVIRANTTPRHVPAKIVAVTDIPRTISGKVVELAVREIVHGRPVKNTDALANPEALEQFRDRRELHL, from the coding sequence ATGTCCGACATCCTCTGGCAACCCGACGCCAACCGTATCGCCCAATCACGCATGGACACCTTCCGCCGCGCGGTCAATCAACGCCATCAGCTGAAACTCGCCGACTACCCGGCCCTGCACCAATGGAGCGTCGAGCAGCGCGAGGCGTTCTGGCAGGCGATCGTCGATTTCTTTGATATCCGCTTCCACACTCAGCCCGATGCAGTGCTGCGCGAAGGCCCACACATGCCCGACGCCGAGTGGTTTCCCGGCGCCACGCTGAACTTCGCCGAACACCTGCTGCGGCGGCGTGACGATGCCGTGGCGGTGATCAGCGTGGCGGAGAACGGTCAACGCGAGCAATTGACCTGGGGCGAACTCGCCGAGCATGTCGCTGGGTTTCAGGCCAGTTTGCAGGCCGCCGGCGTGGGTATCGGCGATCGTGTCGCCGCGTGCATGCCCAATACCTGGCAGACACTGGTGGCGATGCTGGCGACCACCAGCCTTGGCGCGATCTGGTCGTGTTCCTCGCCGGACTTCGGCAGCCACGGCGTGATCGACCGTTTCGGCCAGATCGAACCGAAGGTGCTGATCACTTGCGCCGCTTACCGTTATGCCGGCAAGACCATCGACCAGACCGACAAAATCAACGGAATACTCGAGCAACTGCCAACGCTGAGGCAGTTGATCATCGTGCCGTACGCCCACCCGCACGCTCGGGTAGAGACTTACCGCACCGACGCCGACGTGACCTTGTGGGGCGATTTTTATGCGGCGGTCGGCGAACCAGACTTTGTCGCGGTGCCGTTTAATCATCCGTTGTACGTGCTGTATTCCAGCGGCACCACCGGTGTGCCGAAATGCATCATCCACAGCACCGGCGGCGTGCTGCTGCAACACGTCAAGGAACACGGTCTGCATTGTGATCTCGGCCCAGGGGATCGACTGTTCTACTACACGACCTGCGGCTGGATGATGTGGAACTGGCTGGTCTCGGCGCTCGCAGTCGGCAGCGCCGTGGTGCTGTACGACGGCTCGCCGTTTCACCCGGATAACCAGCGTTTGCTCGACTTGATCGACGATGAGCGCATCAGCGTGTTTGGCACCAGCCCCAAGTTTCTCGCTACCCTGGAAAGCAGCGGCGCCATACCTCGCGAAAGCCATGATCTGGGCAGCCTGAAGACGCTGCTGTGTACCGGTTCGGCGCTGTCGCCACAAAGCTATGACTTCGTCTATCGAGACTTCAAACCCGATGTGTGCCTGGCGTCGATGTCGGGCGGCACTGATATCGTCTCGTGCTTCGTCAATGGCAACCCGATGTCGCCAGTGCGGCGCGGCGAGATCATGGGCAAGAGCCTGGGCATGGCGGTGGAAGTCTGGAACGACGCCGGCCAACCGGTGGTTGGCGAAAAAGGCGAACTGGTCTGCACCCGGCATTTCCCGGCCATGCCGATCCGTTTGTGGAATGACCCTGACGGCGCAAAACTGCGGCAATCGTATTTCAGCCTGTTTCCCGGGGTCTGGGCCCAGGGTGATTACGCCGAGCAACGGCCGCACGGCGGGATGCTCATCCATGGCCGCTCCGACGCCGTGCTCAATCCGGGTGGCGTGCGCATTGGCACGGCAGAGATTTATCGCCAGGTCGAGAAAGTCGCCGAAGTGCTGGACAGCGTCGCCATCGGCCAGCAGTGGCAGGATGACGTGCGGGTTGTGCTGTTTGTCAGGTTGCGGGAAGGGCTGACACTGGATGAGGCGCTGGAGCAGCGCATCCGTCAGGTGATCCGCGCCAATACCACCCCAAGGCACGTACCCGCGAAGATCGTGGCGGTGACGGACATTCCACGCACCATCAGCGGCAAGGTTGTCGAACTGGCCGTGCGCGAGATAGTGCATGGACGGCCAGTGAAGAACACCGATGCGTTGGCCAATCCCGAAGCGCTGGAGCAGTTTCGGGATCGCCGCGAGTTGCACTTATAG